In the Danio rerio strain Tuebingen ecotype United States chromosome 8, GRCz12tu, whole genome shotgun sequence genome, one interval contains:
- the tmem127 gene encoding transmembrane protein 127 isoform X1 → MYAPPGNAVPANRRRRGGTALPKQPERSLASALPGALSITALCTALAEPAWLRVHGGTCPRQELGVADVLGYIDDKLIDEFCINSQSILLLRVIAAFCFLGILCSLTAFLLDVFGPKHPALKITRRYAFAHILTVLQCATVIGFCYWASELILSLQQQHKKYHGSLIYVTFAISFYLVAGAGGASILATAANLLRHYPTEEEEQALELLSEMEESSETYPADYDIANQFQPPPAYTP, encoded by the exons ATGTACGCACCACCTGGAAATGCTGTTCCTGCTAACCGGAGGAGGAGAGGTGGCACAGCTCTGCCCAAACAGCCGGAGAGGAGTCTGGCGTCTGCTTTGCCCGGGGCCCTCTCCATTACGGCCCTCTGTACAGCCCTGGCAGAACCAGCCTGGCTCCGCGTCCACGGAGGAACGTGCCCTAGACAGGAGCTCGGTGTTGCAGACGTCCTGGGATATATAGATGACAAACTCATAGATG AATTCTGCATTAACTCTCAGTCCATCCTGCTCCTGCGGGTCATTGCTGCTTTCTGTTTCTTGGGCATTCTGTGCAGCCTGACGGCATTTCTGTTGGACGTCTTTGGACCCAAACACCCAGCCCTCAAGATCACACGCAGATACGCTTTCGCTCACATTCTCACAG TGCTTCAGTGTGCTACAGTGATCGGCTTCTGCTACTGGGCTTCAGAACTGATTCTGTCCCTCCAGCAGCAGCACAAGAAGTACCACGGCTCGCTCATCTACGTCACTTTCGCCATCAGCTTCTACCTGGTGGCTGGTGCAGGTGGAGCCTCGATTTTAGCCACAGCAGCAAACTTGCTCCGCCATTACCCcacagaggaggaggagcaggcgCTGGAGCTGCTCTCAGAGATGGAGGAGAGCAGCGAAACATACCCTGCCGACTACGACATTGCCAATCAATTCCAGCCTCCTCCGGCTTACACACCCTGA